TGAGCTTGGTGATGTCCGTGGCTCCTCCCGGCGTGAGACCCGTTGCGCACCCGTGCGAGCGCCGACAGCACCGGTGCGACCTTCGCGAGCCTCTGTCGGCATGGCCCGACCGCGCTCAAGGCGTCGCGTCCACGTGGCGTTGAACATGGCACCTCCGGGTGGGGTCCGGCCTCCGACCGAGCTACCCGGATCGGGAACGTCGAGGCTCATCGGGGCGTTGCGATGGTTGACTACACAACCAAGCCGCCGATCAGGCGGCCGCCACCGTGGAGACACCGTGCACGACGTGCTGATCGAGACCTTCCCCCTCGGACGAGTCTGGCCGACCGCCGACCCGTTCCTGTTCTGCGTCCACCACGGCGACGACTACCCGCCCGGCGACGAGGAGCTCGGCCCCATCGAGCCGCTGATCGGGCGCAGCATCGGGGCGGACTTCTCCGGTCGGGATGGCTGGAGCATGTACCACGGCTCGCTCGTCCCCGGCTTCCCCCAGCACCCGCACCGCGGCTTCGAGACCATCTCGTTCATGCGCCGGGGTCTCATGGATCACTCCGACTCGCTCGGGGCGGCGGCCCGGTTCGGTCGGGGCGACGTGCAGTGGATGACGGCGGGCGGCGGCATCGTGCACGCCGAGATGTTCCCACTGCTCAGCCGCAGCGATCGCAACCCACTGGAGCTGTTCCAGATCTGGATCAACCTGCCGCAGCGCGACAAGATGGTCCCGCCGCACTTCGCGATGCTGTGGGACCGCGACATCCCCAAGCACGTCGCGCTCGACCGCGAGGGCCGCGCCACCCGGGTGACCGTCGTGGCCGGGGCGATAGCCGGTCAGCGCGCCCCGAACCCCCCGCCCAACTCGTGGGCCTCCCGCCGCGACAGCGACGTCGCGATCTGGCACCTCGAGCTCGACCCCGGCACGTCGTGGACGCTGCCAACCGCGACGCACCGTGACACCAACCGCGTGCTGTACGTGTTCGGAGAGGGGTCGTTGCGCATCGGGGACCGGGAGCTCGCCAGCGAGCACGGGGCGCTGATCCGCTGCGACGTCCCGGTGACGATCACCGACACGGGTGCTGGGGTCGAGGCGCTGGTGCTCCAGGGACGACCCATCGGCGAGCCCGTCGTGCAGTACGGGCCGTTCGTCATGACCGACCAGTCCGGCATCCAGCGCGCCTACGCCGACTACCAGGAGACCGGCTTCGGCGGCTGGCCGTGGCCCGCCGCCGATCCCAACCACGGGCACACCCGCGGCCGCTTCGCCCACCACGCCGACGGTCGTGTCGAGGCGCCCGACCTCGAGCCGGACCCCGCCCCGGACCTCGCCGAGGTCTGACCCCCCTCGCCCCGCTGCGTGGAGACCTGGCCTCAGATATGAGCACAACTCCACACGCAGCGGGCGTCAGCGGCGGCCCGCGGCCGAGAGGCTCGCCAGCGCGGCCAGTCCGACCGCCAGCGCCCCGACCCCGCCGCCGGTCGCGGGGAGCGTCCCGGTCGGGGCGCCATCCACCGCCGGTCGGGGCGCGGGGTCACGGTCGGGGCCGGCGTCATCCGGGTCCGTCCTCCCCGGCGGCGCATCACCGGACCCATCACCGAGCCCGCCCGCGCCCCGCGGCGGCCATGCCTCGAGGAAGGCGATCGTGACCGCGGCGGCGTTGTCGCCGGCGAGGTGGCGGTAGGCGAAGAACTGGAACGGGAACCCCGGTAGCGACAGCGGGTCACCCTGGCCGTCGGAGGCGGCGCGGACGGCGAGGAACGGGGCGCCGTAGCGGGCGGCTGCGGCGGCGGCCGCGGCCGACTCCATGTCCTGGGACGCGTAGGTGTCGGTGGTCTCCGCGGGTGGGGTGAAGAAGCCGGTGAAGAACTCCGGCGTGGCCCAGTCCGGCGCGTTCACGGCGAAGTCGGCCACGTCTTGCGCGGTGCTGACGGGCGTGAGGCACGGCTGGCAGCCGAACACGTCACCGCCTCCGGGCACGCACGGCAGCGCATGGCCGTTGAAGGTGTCGGACGAGGTCCCATCGCCGCCGACGAACAGCTCGGGCTGGTGCTCTAGGGCCACCGTCGTGTCGAGGGTCTGCACGCCAGGGCAGACGCACGCATCGTCGCCGATCGGCACCACCGACCCCAGCGCTACCTGCCCCACCAGCGTGCGCGCCGTCGCGACCATCGCCGGGTCCGCGGCCAGCCACGTCTCCCCGCCGTCGAGGGTCCAGCGCTCGGGCACAGCCACGTCACCGATCCGGTGCACGCTCCCGGCCACCCCGGGGAAGACCACCGCGGTGATGTCGCAGCCAAGCTCCTCGAAGGCCGTCGCGACGGTGCGCTCGGCGTTGACGAGCCCGATGCCGGTCATGGCGATGATGACCCGCTCGTCGGCGAGTTGGCCGAGGTGGAAGGTGGCGTCCCCGACCCGGACGGTGTCGGCCGGATCGAGCGTCGCCGCGTCGAGCAGCGGCTGCACCTCCAGCGGCATCGCCCCGAGCACGAGGATGCGTTCGCCGCAGACCTCCTGCGCGAACGCGGCGGAGCTCGGCGCCACCAGCGCGCCCACCAGCGTGCCCAGCAGCGTGCCCAGCACGCTGACGATCAGCGTGGTGAACCTCCGACGCTGCACGGCACGCTCCCGACTCGGTCCCCGCTCCGAGGAGTTCGCCGTGGCGGGCCGGCACACCTCCCAGGTGCGCACCGTGGTCGAGCTACACGCTCGGCTGAGTGGCCCCATCGGGGAGGCGGAGGCGCGCGACGCTGCCTCCGCCCGGTCTCGGTTCGAGGATGACCTCGCCGCCGAGCCGGCCGACGAGCTTGCGCGTCGTGAACAGTCCGACACCGAGCCCGTCGTGCCTGCGCGTCGTCGAAGCGTCGGCTTGCGTGAACGGCTGGAAGAGGTGATCGACCAGGCGCGGATCGAAGCCTGGCCCGTGGTCGCGCACGAGGAACTCGACGATCCCGGCACCGACGGGGCGCGCGACGAGCTGGACCGCCTCGTCGTCCGGCGAGAACCGCAGGGCGTTGTCGAGCAGGCAACCGAGCGCGACCACGACGTAGTCGGGGACCGTCGTCACCTCGGTCAGGTCGCCTTCGATGATCCGCTCGATGCGCTCCCTCGTCACGGCGTCAGCAGCGCGGTGCACGGCCTGGTCGAGCAGCTCGTCGACCGCGACGGGCACCGCGACGAGCTCGTCGGGGTGTGACGCGTCCCCGACTTCGAGCACCATGGACACGAGCGACTCGAGCCGGTGTGTCGCCCGCCCCAGCGGACCGATCAGCTGCGCCGCGGACGCCGGTCGGATCTGATCCTCGAGGCCCCGGAGGAGCTCGGCCGTGCCCTTGAGGATCGTCAGTGGGGTGCGCAGCTCGTGCGAGATGGTCTGGATCAGCGCGGCGCGCTGGATCGCGAGCTCGTGGTGGTGAGCAGCGAGCTGCTCCTCGCGTCGCGCAACGTCGGCGTCGACCCGCTCGCGCTCCCGCAGCGCCTCGACCGCTGCACCGGTCAGCAGCGCCACGAACACGAGGAACACGCCCCGTTGCAGCCACGGCCCGTGCTCGTCGAAGCCGAAGCCGACGTCCGGCAACGGCACCAGCGGCCCGGCGAGGAACGCCGCGACGACCGCGGTCGCCAGGGCCGCGATCAGGCCCAGTCGCAGCCCCGCGATGAGAACGGGGACGTAGAACCAGTGACGGGAGACCGAGACCGGGCTGCCGGACTCGAAGGCGATGACCCACGCGCCGAGCAGCGTCGCCACGACGAGCGCCAGGCTCGACGGCGGACTGCCGCTCCGGACGAGCACACGCAACGGGTCGACCAACACGCGTCGGGCCACGACACGGAGCCGTCCGACGAACCCACCGGTGACCGTGTAGACCGACACGTTCCCAACCTCCGTTCGTACCGGCCGCGGCTCGGGTAGGTGAGCCGCCCATCGGTGCTCTCCCCCGGCCCCGTTCGACGCGGTCCCACCGCGCCCCCACACGCTGACCGGGGGTGCGAACGTAGGCCCGATCGGCGCTCACTCAGCGTCCCTCCCACGAACCTTCGGTCACGGACATTCCCCGACGCCCGGTTCGTCCCCTTCTGTCCGGTCCTGGCGAGACCATCCGGATGATGACAGTTCGTACCTAGCCCCCTACCCTGAGTGGTGAGTCCGGGGGGGAGGAGACGGGCATCGGTGGGCGGTGAGATGATCGATCTGTGGGACCACGTCGGCGACGTGGTCCTGAGCGTCGACGGTGACGGTCGCATCGCGGCCGTGAGCCCATCGGTGACCACGGTGCTCGGCCACATCCCCGGCGACCTCGTCGCCACGCCGGCCGTCACGCTCATCCATCCCGACGAGCGCGTGGTGATCGAGGCCTACCTCACGCGCACGACGCCGACCGCCTCACCCCGGACGCTGTCGTTCCGCGCGGTGACCGCCGACGGATCGTGGACGCCAGCGCGCGCGTGGGTCCACCCCGTGGAGGGCGAGGGGTTCGTCCTGGTGCTGCGACCGGTCGATGCGAGCGAGGAGCGTCTCGCCGAGTCGGAGCGGCGCGCGCTCGAGAAGCTCCAGCTCGTCGACGAGATGAAGCAGCGTCTCGTCGAGGCGGTCGCGCACGAGCTGCGTCACCCGCTGACCGTGATCTCGGGTTTCGCCCAGACGCTCCAGCGCCCCGGCTTCGAGGTCGAGCGGGAGCTCCTGGAGCGCATCGGTCAGAGCATCGGGGCGCAGGCCGACCGTCTGCAACACATCGTCGACGACCTCATCGAGTTCGACCGGGCCGGCCGGGGACTGGTCGGCCGGGAGCGTGCGCCGATCGACGTCGCGGACGTGGTGCTCGAAGCCGCCGATGACATCCCGATCGGCCCGCGTCAGCTGCGCGTCGCCGTGACACCGGTCCGCCTCCCGGCGGACGCGGGGCGCGTCCGCCGCGTCGTCCAGAGCCTGCTCGCCAACGTCGCCCAGCACACGCCGCCGGGCACCACCGCGTGGGTCCGGCTCACCGAGCAGGACGGCGGGGCGCTCCTCGAGGTCAGCGACGACGGGCCCGGACTGCCCGAGGAGGTCAGGAGACGCGCGTTCTCCCCCTTCGTCCAGGCGAACCCCGGGAACGGCTCGGGCACCGGCATCGGCGTCGGACTGGCGCTGGTGCGTCGCTACGCGGAGGCGCACGGCGGGCGTGCCTGGCTCGAGGACCGGGCCGACGGTGGCACGACCGTGCTCGTGTTCCTGCCGGGTCCTCCGGCCGCGGACGCCCTCACGGCGATGGCCGATGTCGGCAGCGGAGAGGGAGACCTGCCCGCCGAGGTCACGGTCGGGGCCGGCGTCGTCCCCATGCTCCCGCCCGACGTCGCCCACACGGTCACCTCGATGCTGCGGACGCTGCGGGACGAGCTCGACATGCGCACCGCTTACCTCAGCCGCTTCACCTCGACCGAACAGGTCGTGCTCGCGGTCGATGGCGACGGCGCATCCATCGGCATCGAGACCGGGCAGCGCATCCCGCTCGAGAACACGTACTGCGTGCGGATGGTTCGGGGCGAGATCGGCCATCTCGTCCCCGACACCTCCGCAGTCCCCGAGCTGCGGTCGCTGCCGGCGACGCGCGACGGCATCGCTTGCTACGCGGGTGTGCCGCTGCGGCTGCCCGACGGGCACATCTTCGGGACGCTGTGCTGCGCGGACGACCGGACCCGGCCCGACCTGCGCGCCGGCGACGTACGTGTGCTGCAGACGGTGGCGCGGCTGCTGGGCCACGAACTCGCGCGCGAGCAGGTCATCGCGGACGACGACCGCGAGACGCGCGCTCGCATCGAGACGGTCCTCGGCCAGGTCGACGGCGTGCAGATGATGTTCCAGCCCATCATCGACATGGCCACGGGCGCCGTAGCCGGGGTCGAGGCGCTGGCGCGGTTCTCGGACAGCGAGATGCGGCCCCCGGACGTGTGGTTCTCCGACGCCGCGAGGGTCGGGCTCGGGGAGCAGCTCGAGCAGCTCGCCGTCATCCGCGCCCTGCGTGGGCTCAAGCAGCTGCCGGTCGAGTGCTACCTGGCGGTCAACCTGTCACCCGACACCGTGGCAGCGGGGGGGCTGCGGCCGCTGCTGGGACGTGTCGACCTGCGACGGGTCGTCCTCGAGATCACCGAGCACGCCGCGGTCCACGACTACAACCGCGTGCAGACCATGCTGCGTCCCTTCCGCGACGCCGGCGCCCGG
The Actinomycetota bacterium genome window above contains:
- a CDS encoding HAMP domain-containing histidine kinase, whose translation is MSVYTVTGGFVGRLRVVARRVLVDPLRVLVRSGSPPSSLALVVATLLGAWVIAFESGSPVSVSRHWFYVPVLIAGLRLGLIAALATAVVAAFLAGPLVPLPDVGFGFDEHGPWLQRGVFLVFVALLTGAAVEALRERERVDADVARREEQLAAHHHELAIQRAALIQTISHELRTPLTILKGTAELLRGLEDQIRPASAAQLIGPLGRATHRLESLVSMVLEVGDASHPDELVAVPVAVDELLDQAVHRAADAVTRERIERIIEGDLTEVTTVPDYVVVALGCLLDNALRFSPDDEAVQLVARPVGAGIVEFLVRDHGPGFDPRLVDHLFQPFTQADASTTRRHDGLGVGLFTTRKLVGRLGGEVILEPRPGGGSVARLRLPDGATQPSV
- a CDS encoding pirin family protein yields the protein MAPPGGVRPPTELPGSGTSRLIGALRWLTTQPSRRSGGRHRGDTVHDVLIETFPLGRVWPTADPFLFCVHHGDDYPPGDEELGPIEPLIGRSIGADFSGRDGWSMYHGSLVPGFPQHPHRGFETISFMRRGLMDHSDSLGAAARFGRGDVQWMTAGGGIVHAEMFPLLSRSDRNPLELFQIWINLPQRDKMVPPHFAMLWDRDIPKHVALDREGRATRVTVVAGAIAGQRAPNPPPNSWASRRDSDVAIWHLELDPGTSWTLPTATHRDTNRVLYVFGEGSLRIGDRELASEHGALIRCDVPVTITDTGAGVEALVLQGRPIGEPVVQYGPFVMTDQSGIQRAYADYQETGFGGWPWPAADPNHGHTRGRFAHHADGRVEAPDLEPDPAPDLAEV
- a CDS encoding EAL domain-containing protein, with amino-acid sequence MGGEMIDLWDHVGDVVLSVDGDGRIAAVSPSVTTVLGHIPGDLVATPAVTLIHPDERVVIEAYLTRTTPTASPRTLSFRAVTADGSWTPARAWVHPVEGEGFVLVLRPVDASEERLAESERRALEKLQLVDEMKQRLVEAVAHELRHPLTVISGFAQTLQRPGFEVERELLERIGQSIGAQADRLQHIVDDLIEFDRAGRGLVGRERAPIDVADVVLEAADDIPIGPRQLRVAVTPVRLPADAGRVRRVVQSLLANVAQHTPPGTTAWVRLTEQDGGALLEVSDDGPGLPEEVRRRAFSPFVQANPGNGSGTGIGVGLALVRRYAEAHGGRAWLEDRADGGTTVLVFLPGPPAADALTAMADVGSGEGDLPAEVTVGAGVVPMLPPDVAHTVTSMLRTLRDELDMRTAYLSRFTSTEQVVLAVDGDGASIGIETGQRIPLENTYCVRMVRGEIGHLVPDTSAVPELRSLPATRDGIACYAGVPLRLPDGHIFGTLCCADDRTRPDLRAGDVRVLQTVARLLGHELAREQVIADDDRETRARIETVLGQVDGVQMMFQPIIDMATGAVAGVEALARFSDSEMRPPDVWFSDAARVGLGEQLEQLAVIRALRGLKQLPVECYLAVNLSPDTVAAGGLRPLLGRVDLRRVVLEITEHAAVHDYNRVQTMLRPFRDAGARLAIDDVGSGFASLRHVLRLEPEIIKIDRSLVTEVADDPAQRAVAAAFGKLAAALGTKLVAEGVEDTPTLNVLAEAGITHAQGWLFARAGPLPLERTDYAEVIGLHTASS